One stretch of Ornithinimicrobium ciconiae DNA includes these proteins:
- a CDS encoding phage tail protein, translating into MRGTVEGLTTPHPLAELLPGLYSQDTLAQALCSSLDEVLAPVIGTLDNLPAYLDLATTPDDLVPWLSRWVGMPVQAPMPVERLRDLLQSAVDLQGWIGTTRGVQLSLEALFGATTVVEESGGSDWSLDPHAPLPGDRVPSVTVRVSEGTGTPLDADRVETVVAAVTPAHVLCRVELVT; encoded by the coding sequence ATGCGTGGCACCGTCGAGGGTCTAACCACCCCACACCCGCTGGCCGAACTGCTCCCCGGGCTCTACAGCCAGGACACGCTGGCGCAGGCCCTGTGCAGCAGCCTCGATGAGGTCCTCGCCCCTGTCATCGGCACGCTGGACAACCTCCCGGCCTATCTGGACCTGGCCACCACCCCGGACGACCTCGTCCCGTGGTTGTCGCGGTGGGTCGGTATGCCGGTCCAGGCCCCGATGCCCGTCGAACGGTTGCGCGACCTTCTGCAGTCCGCGGTGGACCTGCAGGGGTGGATCGGCACCACGCGCGGCGTGCAGCTCTCGCTCGAGGCGCTGTTCGGAGCCACGACCGTGGTCGAGGAGTCGGGCGGGTCCGACTGGTCCCTGGACCCGCACGCCCCGCTGCCCGGCGACCGGGTGCCCTCCGTCACGGTGCGCGTGAGCGAGGGCACCGGCACCCCCCTGGACGCCGACCGTGTGGAAACCGTCGTCGCCGCGGTCACGCCCGCGCACGTGCTGTGCCGCGTGGAACTGGTGACGTAG
- a CDS encoding SigE family RNA polymerase sigma factor, giving the protein MNRKHEAEFVDFVNGASPRLLTSAWMLSGDPHVAEELVQEALARVYVSWRRARLDNPVGYARRVLVNLNTDRWRKGRREVLTGDVPERRSGALPGPGDRVDLGLDLIRALETLPRRERECVVLRHYFDVSEKEAAATLGVSVGTVKSSTSRGLAALRVALNEGEPTHV; this is encoded by the coding sequence GTGAACAGGAAGCACGAGGCGGAGTTCGTTGACTTTGTCAACGGGGCTTCTCCACGGCTGCTGACCTCGGCTTGGATGCTCTCCGGCGACCCGCACGTCGCCGAGGAGCTGGTGCAGGAGGCGCTGGCGCGGGTCTATGTCAGCTGGCGTCGGGCACGACTTGACAACCCGGTCGGCTATGCCAGGCGTGTCCTGGTCAACCTCAATACCGACCGGTGGCGCAAGGGTCGCCGCGAAGTGCTCACCGGGGACGTGCCAGAACGCCGCTCGGGTGCCCTGCCAGGCCCGGGTGATCGCGTCGATCTGGGCCTGGACCTGATCCGTGCTCTTGAGACCCTGCCTCGCCGCGAGCGTGAGTGCGTGGTCCTGCGGCACTACTTCGACGTGTCCGAGAAGGAGGCCGCAGCAACGCTCGGCGTCTCGGTCGGCACGGTCAAGAGCTCCACCTCGCGTGGACTGGCGGCGCTGCGCGTCGCTCTGAATGAAGGAGAACCAACTCATGTCTGA
- a CDS encoding NlpC/P60 family protein, translated as MATYSIEEIYQVALGAGFTPSQATSWTAIALAESGGRVDAVNSQGEDSRGLWQVNIDPTVRGNSWGDLADPRVNAQAAYEISRGGIDMRPWTTTHESNRGTAHDYRTYLDDVEATVGVQGDWSGVSGYDAPAPTGPAPEPTAPYVAGQAVQHTQQDATTAWMTGTRQTDTDGDGLVDALEVAAGSDPTVADTDGDGLSDAFEVGVLRSDPTSPDTDSDGLSDAMEHLYGTDPTRADTDADGLTDAAEVSYGTDPLQQDAGEGVHAPAPAPGPVTSTPPSLSPGVPPGGVPLPMSPAPPSTMGPAVTSVTYHPGAASAVPTPLAADPSGTAWATPTSAVDGFVDAAMDQFGDPYVFGTDAEGPDPTQFDCSKLTQWAAEQVGVDIPRTAQGQYLELKAHSATISVEEALHTKGALLFYFPYEPSGGPRPPGAHVAISLGDGRTVETTPGTGVAVMDAGTRFTHAGVVSELAEAVVPPTGPAPAPFTPQPVAPPGTGYDLIDAGLPPDQSRDSDGDGLTDAFEALAGTDPMNPDTDGDGLSDGYEAMVSKTDPLSADTDGDGISDTQELQDGTDPGSLQGVAGVVGRGEFAENVRDGFLDTDADGLSDAYETRTGLDPHSADTDGDGLSDAWELATGTNPLLIDSDGDGLADGFAQDAAVAEPDWSP; from the coding sequence ATGGCGACGTACTCCATCGAAGAGATCTACCAGGTTGCCCTGGGGGCGGGCTTCACCCCGAGCCAGGCGACCAGCTGGACTGCCATCGCCCTGGCGGAGTCCGGTGGCCGGGTCGACGCTGTCAACAGTCAGGGAGAGGACTCGCGCGGACTGTGGCAGGTCAATATCGACCCCACGGTCCGGGGCAACTCCTGGGGTGACCTTGCGGACCCACGAGTGAACGCACAAGCCGCCTACGAGATCTCGCGCGGCGGCATCGACATGCGACCCTGGACCACCACGCACGAGTCCAACCGCGGGACCGCCCACGACTACCGCACCTACCTGGACGACGTGGAGGCGACGGTCGGGGTGCAGGGCGACTGGTCCGGGGTGTCCGGTTATGACGCCCCCGCACCCACCGGCCCTGCTCCTGAACCCACCGCCCCCTATGTGGCGGGCCAGGCGGTCCAGCACACGCAGCAGGATGCCACGACGGCCTGGATGACCGGGACCCGGCAGACTGACACCGACGGTGACGGCCTGGTCGATGCCCTGGAGGTCGCCGCCGGCTCCGACCCCACCGTCGCCGACACTGACGGGGACGGTCTCAGCGATGCGTTCGAGGTCGGGGTGCTGCGCAGCGATCCGACCTCGCCCGACACCGACAGTGACGGGCTCTCGGACGCCATGGAGCATCTCTACGGCACTGACCCGACGCGGGCAGACACCGACGCGGACGGGCTCACCGACGCGGCTGAGGTCAGCTATGGGACGGACCCCCTGCAGCAGGACGCGGGGGAGGGTGTCCACGCTCCAGCGCCCGCCCCCGGCCCGGTGACGAGCACGCCACCGAGCCTGAGTCCGGGAGTTCCCCCAGGCGGTGTGCCCCTCCCGATGTCTCCGGCGCCACCGTCGACGATGGGGCCAGCAGTGACCAGCGTGACCTACCACCCGGGCGCGGCGTCGGCCGTGCCGACGCCGCTGGCTGCGGACCCCAGCGGGACCGCCTGGGCCACTCCCACCAGTGCCGTCGACGGGTTCGTGGACGCCGCGATGGACCAGTTCGGTGACCCCTATGTCTTCGGCACCGACGCCGAGGGGCCCGACCCGACGCAGTTCGACTGCTCCAAGCTCACCCAGTGGGCCGCTGAGCAGGTCGGCGTCGACATCCCCAGGACCGCGCAGGGGCAGTACCTCGAACTCAAGGCACACTCCGCGACGATCTCCGTGGAGGAGGCGCTGCATACCAAGGGCGCCCTGCTCTTCTACTTCCCCTACGAGCCCAGCGGTGGTCCTCGTCCGCCGGGGGCGCATGTCGCGATCAGCCTCGGTGACGGTCGCACGGTCGAGACGACACCGGGCACGGGGGTGGCTGTCATGGACGCCGGGACCCGGTTCACCCATGCGGGCGTGGTATCGGAGCTTGCTGAGGCCGTAGTGCCACCCACCGGACCAGCACCTGCTCCGTTCACCCCGCAGCCAGTGGCCCCCCCTGGGACCGGCTACGACCTCATCGACGCAGGGTTGCCGCCAGACCAGTCCCGAGACTCGGACGGCGACGGGCTCACGGACGCGTTCGAGGCGCTGGCCGGCACCGATCCCATGAATCCGGACACCGACGGGGACGGGTTGTCCGACGGCTACGAGGCCATGGTCTCCAAGACCGACCCGTTGAGCGCGGACACGGATGGCGACGGGATCTCCGACACCCAGGAACTGCAGGACGGGACCGACCCGGGTTCCCTGCAGGGCGTCGCGGGTGTCGTGGGCCGGGGCGAGTTCGCCGAGAACGTCCGCGACGGATTCCTCGACACCGATGCTGACGGGCTCTCCGACGCCTATGAGACGCGCACCGGCCTGGACCCGCACTCCGCTGACACCGACGGTGACGGGCTCTCCGACGCCTGGGAGCTGGCGACCGGCACGAACCCGTTGCTCATCGACTCCGACGGCGACGGTCTCGCGGACGGCTTCGCGCAGGACGCCGCAGTCGCCGAACCGGACTGGTCCCCGTGA
- a CDS encoding VgrG-related protein, whose translation MPISSTCQVHVDGSPLPADIAGLLTDACVDDSQRLPDMFTLRFRDIGRTVIAKSGAVIGATVKISVQTAAASSPVPLMVGEVTAIEAEFDSAGTFTVIRGYDPAHRLFHGRRTQAFTQVTATDVITKVVQSAGLRTGSLATTKTVYEQVSQAGQTDWEFLESLAREEGMDLWVREGKVNFAAPERASAAPAAGGRGTRVPLAIRLGTELVRLRAVISSAQQVKEVEVRGWDVSTKKELKSVAPAETDTVKLPDVNAKKLAATFGNKTYVSTEVPFGAQAEVDGAAKSLAREVAGSFASVEGVVHGNPDLCANSAITLDGLGGPFDGKYTVTSTRHRFDPAHGYLTTFTVSGRNDRTMLGLAASGSSTAGPVGPVVAVVTDVNDPDKLGRVKVKMPWLDDDYVSPWARTVHPGAGKDRGWVVLPEVGDEVLVDFEQGSVRRPYVLGGLHNGVDTPPSKGPALVDGAKGAVNRRTMVSRRGHRIDLLDEQGRADGVTVQTADDKLILNLDAVATTITLHSDGTVQIEGTKGIVVDAASANLDLKGGKITIAGQQGIEIKSTAGNVSVQSSAQLELKGITTKLEGSAMTEVKGGATCAISGGLVRIN comes from the coding sequence ATGCCGATCAGCAGCACCTGCCAGGTCCACGTCGACGGCAGTCCCCTGCCCGCGGACATCGCCGGCCTGCTCACCGACGCCTGTGTCGATGACAGCCAGAGACTGCCCGACATGTTCACCCTCCGGTTCCGGGACATCGGCCGCACCGTCATCGCCAAGAGCGGGGCGGTGATCGGCGCCACGGTGAAGATCTCCGTGCAGACCGCCGCCGCGAGCTCGCCCGTCCCGCTCATGGTCGGCGAGGTCACTGCGATCGAGGCGGAGTTCGACTCAGCCGGCACCTTCACCGTGATCCGCGGCTACGACCCGGCACACCGCCTCTTCCACGGCCGCAGGACCCAGGCCTTCACCCAGGTCACTGCCACCGACGTCATCACAAAGGTCGTGCAGAGCGCCGGGCTGCGGACCGGCAGTCTCGCCACCACCAAAACGGTCTATGAGCAGGTCTCCCAGGCCGGGCAGACCGACTGGGAGTTCCTGGAGTCGCTGGCCCGCGAGGAGGGGATGGACCTGTGGGTCCGGGAGGGGAAGGTGAACTTCGCTGCGCCGGAACGAGCCTCAGCCGCACCGGCAGCAGGTGGGCGCGGCACCCGGGTGCCGCTGGCGATCCGGCTGGGCACCGAGCTGGTCCGGCTGCGCGCGGTCATCAGCTCTGCCCAGCAGGTCAAGGAGGTGGAGGTCCGCGGATGGGACGTCAGCACCAAGAAGGAGTTGAAGTCCGTGGCACCGGCCGAGACGGACACGGTGAAACTGCCCGATGTCAACGCCAAGAAGCTCGCCGCCACGTTCGGCAACAAGACCTACGTGTCCACGGAGGTGCCTTTCGGCGCCCAGGCCGAGGTGGACGGGGCGGCCAAGTCCCTGGCCCGGGAGGTGGCCGGCAGCTTCGCCTCCGTCGAGGGAGTGGTCCACGGCAACCCCGACCTGTGCGCCAACAGTGCCATCACCCTCGACGGACTCGGCGGCCCGTTCGACGGCAAGTACACCGTCACCTCCACGCGCCACCGGTTTGATCCCGCCCACGGCTACCTGACGACCTTCACGGTGTCCGGTCGCAACGACCGCACCATGCTCGGACTGGCCGCCTCCGGGAGCAGCACGGCCGGTCCGGTCGGTCCGGTCGTCGCAGTCGTCACCGACGTCAATGACCCCGACAAACTCGGTCGGGTCAAGGTCAAGATGCCGTGGCTGGACGACGACTACGTCTCGCCCTGGGCACGCACCGTCCACCCCGGTGCCGGCAAGGACCGCGGGTGGGTGGTCCTGCCCGAGGTGGGTGATGAGGTGCTGGTCGACTTTGAGCAGGGCAGTGTCCGCCGCCCGTACGTGCTCGGTGGCCTGCACAACGGCGTCGACACGCCCCCGAGCAAGGGACCCGCACTGGTCGACGGCGCCAAGGGTGCCGTGAACCGGAGAACCATGGTCTCCCGGCGCGGACACCGCATCGACCTGCTGGACGAACAGGGCCGGGCCGACGGGGTCACCGTGCAGACCGCGGACGACAAACTCATCCTCAACCTCGACGCCGTCGCCACCACCATCACCCTGCACAGCGACGGCACCGTCCAGATCGAGGGCACCAAGGGCATCGTGGTCGACGCAGCAAGCGCCAACCTGGACCTCAAGGGCGGCAAGATCACGATTGCCGGTCAGCAGGGGATCGAGATCAAGAGCACCGCCGGCAACGTCTCCGTCCAGTCCAGTGCTCAGCTGGAGCTGAAAGGCATCACCACCAAGCTCGAGGGCAGCGCCATGACCGAGGTCAAGGGCGGGGCGACGTGCGCCATCTCCGGGGGGCTGGTGCGCATCAACTAG
- a CDS encoding BTAD domain-containing putative transcriptional regulator, giving the protein MPFRTQRPTPVGLARGRLEDVLLGPDAPVTGLVVAPPGAGKTTLLGRVAAATPAAAWYTAGGEDREETALVGYLSRALLGHRADCPPEEGIDGLLTALGDGPGPGCPLLVIDDLHEIAGTGAEAALERFLLLRPASVRILLGTRRPPSFNTSRMLASGALVELSGDDLRFRSWEVEDLFRTIYREPLSPETAALLCRRVGGLAAALQLFHLSVRGQTHLEREAEVVRLNGRSRLIRSYLTRTVLDGLTAERRQFLVRTAPLGVLDGPLCDELLGRTGSAEVLRDLTTQQLFTTTPDEGLTYRYHQVLRDHLEVALEDEVPAGEVTALHARAAQLLERSGHHSEALRAYKRAGDWGAAARVVRERLGVADRDVGELAAGVLPPAEQNDPWLAVARTRRLLRQGSIEDALVALRLVEAAADDPDLAAYCAHERLLASAWLGQRMPPVDVIRTPLGAVRALTRAARAPQPPEGADAEWGLVSAVAHLFAGRVPEARDELDRCYPVLAVGTWPWLAAGILGALVEVGVPGQRERCCATLEDLSLTADVEGYPWLARVARGLQACLVLETAGESWRIDACRSAISACQRDGDAWGELVIRSITAVALARRGEYAEAHRHLDRAAESSAELGAPVLGLWVHALTVAVTAAEGAVAPTAMRSGPDRQGGLADVASVLATCRFVVHHTRGQQGAGADGPPAPSVRCLGGFRLDHGTEIDLSPLRPRARLLLMLLAMHHGADVHRERLIESLWPGARLDAGTHRLQVAVSSIRRLLEDRGVDPTALRRHGDAYRLELPGVTVDVQLAEAAVTALVRATRAGEVAEVGDRAVELIDLYRGDLLPEVGEAEWVVDERDRLRLSVAGALASAAAMCLEQDRADVGVWQAQRVVQLDPMRDTAWLLLARLQRALGDHTAAQATLAEHGRVREFLGGDAPPPPTSPVPRGTARARA; this is encoded by the coding sequence GTGCCCTTCAGGACCCAACGGCCCACGCCGGTCGGCCTGGCCCGGGGACGACTGGAGGACGTCCTTCTCGGGCCGGACGCGCCGGTCACCGGCCTCGTCGTGGCTCCACCCGGTGCGGGAAAGACCACGCTGCTCGGCAGGGTCGCTGCCGCGACGCCTGCCGCAGCGTGGTACACCGCCGGTGGCGAGGATCGCGAGGAAACCGCGTTGGTGGGCTATCTGTCCCGGGCGCTCCTGGGCCATCGCGCCGACTGTCCCCCGGAGGAGGGCATCGACGGCCTGCTCACCGCCCTCGGTGACGGACCCGGCCCTGGGTGTCCCTTGCTGGTCATCGACGACCTGCACGAGATCGCCGGCACCGGCGCCGAGGCCGCCCTCGAGCGCTTCCTGCTGCTGAGACCGGCCTCCGTGCGGATCCTGCTCGGCACGCGCCGACCTCCGTCCTTCAACACGAGCCGGATGTTGGCCTCAGGTGCCCTCGTCGAGCTCTCGGGCGATGACCTGAGATTCCGCTCCTGGGAGGTCGAGGACCTGTTTCGCACTATCTATCGCGAACCGCTCAGCCCGGAGACCGCGGCCCTGCTCTGCCGTCGGGTCGGAGGTCTCGCGGCGGCCCTGCAGCTCTTTCACCTGTCCGTCCGTGGCCAGACCCACCTCGAGCGGGAGGCAGAGGTCGTCCGGCTCAACGGACGCTCTCGGCTGATCCGCTCCTACCTGACCCGCACGGTGCTCGACGGGCTCACCGCCGAACGCCGCCAGTTCCTGGTGCGCACGGCGCCGCTGGGTGTCCTGGACGGACCCCTGTGCGACGAGCTCCTGGGGCGGACCGGCAGCGCCGAGGTGTTGCGGGATCTCACGACCCAGCAGCTGTTCACGACGACCCCCGACGAGGGCCTGACCTACCGCTACCACCAGGTGCTCAGGGACCACCTGGAGGTCGCGCTGGAGGACGAGGTGCCAGCGGGAGAGGTCACGGCGCTGCACGCCCGCGCTGCCCAGCTGCTCGAACGGTCGGGCCACCACAGCGAGGCGTTGCGGGCCTACAAGCGCGCCGGGGACTGGGGCGCGGCGGCGCGGGTGGTGCGTGAGCGACTCGGGGTCGCGGACCGTGATGTCGGGGAGCTGGCCGCGGGCGTCCTGCCGCCCGCTGAGCAGAACGACCCCTGGCTGGCGGTGGCGCGGACCCGGCGCTTGCTGCGCCAGGGCTCGATCGAGGACGCCCTCGTCGCGCTGCGCCTGGTGGAGGCTGCGGCCGACGACCCCGACCTGGCGGCATACTGCGCCCACGAGCGACTGCTTGCGTCGGCCTGGTTGGGGCAACGCATGCCACCGGTGGACGTCATCCGCACGCCGCTGGGGGCGGTGCGTGCGCTGACCCGTGCCGCGCGGGCACCTCAGCCGCCAGAGGGTGCGGACGCCGAGTGGGGCCTGGTGTCGGCGGTGGCGCACCTGTTCGCCGGACGGGTGCCCGAGGCCCGGGACGAGCTGGACCGCTGCTATCCGGTGCTGGCTGTCGGGACCTGGCCATGGCTGGCGGCGGGCATCCTCGGCGCCCTGGTCGAGGTGGGCGTCCCCGGCCAACGAGAACGTTGCTGCGCCACGCTGGAGGATCTGAGCCTGACGGCCGACGTCGAGGGCTATCCGTGGCTCGCGCGGGTGGCCCGGGGGCTGCAGGCCTGCCTGGTCCTGGAGACGGCTGGGGAGTCCTGGCGTATCGATGCCTGTCGCAGCGCCATCAGCGCCTGCCAGCGGGACGGCGATGCGTGGGGTGAGCTCGTGATCCGCTCCATCACGGCCGTGGCCCTGGCGCGCCGGGGGGAGTATGCCGAGGCGCACCGTCACCTGGACCGGGCGGCCGAGTCGTCCGCAGAGCTGGGAGCACCGGTGCTGGGGTTGTGGGTGCACGCCCTGACCGTCGCGGTGACCGCGGCCGAGGGGGCCGTCGCGCCGACGGCGATGCGGTCTGGACCGGACCGGCAGGGCGGGCTGGCCGATGTCGCCAGCGTCCTGGCGACGTGTCGGTTCGTCGTGCACCACACCCGTGGCCAACAGGGTGCCGGCGCCGACGGCCCACCCGCACCCTCGGTGCGGTGCCTGGGCGGGTTCCGACTCGATCACGGCACGGAGATCGACCTCTCGCCGTTGCGCCCGCGGGCCCGCTTGCTCCTGATGCTGCTAGCGATGCACCACGGTGCAGATGTGCACCGGGAGCGGCTCATCGAGAGTCTGTGGCCGGGGGCGCGGCTGGACGCCGGCACCCACCGGCTGCAGGTCGCGGTCTCCAGCATCAGACGGCTCCTGGAGGACCGTGGGGTTGATCCCACAGCTCTGCGACGACACGGCGATGCCTACCGGCTCGAACTTCCCGGGGTGACGGTGGACGTGCAGCTGGCCGAAGCAGCGGTCACCGCCCTGGTGCGCGCCACCCGCGCCGGCGAGGTGGCCGAGGTCGGGGACCGGGCGGTCGAGCTCATCGACCTCTATCGCGGTGATCTGCTCCCCGAGGTTGGTGAGGCTGAGTGGGTGGTCGATGAGCGAGATCGGTTGCGGCTCAGTGTGGCTGGGGCCCTGGCATCTGCGGCGGCGATGTGCTTGGAGCAGGATCGAGCTGATGTGGGGGTGTGGCAGGCGCAGCGGGTGGTGCAGCTCGACCCGATGCGTGACACCGCGTGGCTGCTGCTCGCGCGCCTTCAACGAGCGCTGGGTGACCACACCGCAGCGCAGGCGACCCTTGCCGAGCATGGCCGGGTCCGAGAGTTCCTCGGTGGGGACGCACCACCGCCCCCTACGTCACCAGTTCCACGCGGCACAGCACGTGCGCGGGCGTGA
- a CDS encoding PAAR domain-containing protein, producing the protein MLIGGLPAATVSTAHICSFPGVPPHPPSVILPPGCPTVLIGGLPAARMGDMSACGAPIVMGCPTVLIGG; encoded by the coding sequence GTGCTGATCGGCGGCTTGCCGGCAGCCACCGTCAGCACGGCTCACATCTGCTCCTTCCCCGGCGTGCCGCCACACCCACCCAGCGTGATTCTCCCGCCGGGCTGCCCCACCGTGCTGATCGGAGGACTGCCCGCGGCACGAATGGGAGACATGTCTGCGTGCGGCGCCCCCATCGTCATGGGCTGCCCCACGGTGCTGATCGGAGGATGA
- a CDS encoding GPW/gp25 family protein, protein MSVVTSYPDRGIDFIGAGWSFPLGVDATGRIALVTRDREIQESLRLILGTAPGERPMRPEFGCRIHEHVFGPANSTTAAMVGLDVREAIERWEPRVDLLDVGVSFDSHAEGTMYVDIGYTLRGDNDPRNLVFPFYVIPDSHEDRSPSGPEQE, encoded by the coding sequence ATGAGCGTGGTGACCAGTTATCCCGACAGGGGCATCGACTTCATCGGCGCCGGCTGGTCCTTCCCACTAGGGGTGGACGCGACGGGCCGGATCGCGCTGGTGACCCGTGACCGGGAGATCCAGGAGTCGCTGCGGCTGATCCTGGGCACTGCTCCCGGGGAGCGACCGATGCGCCCGGAGTTCGGCTGCCGGATCCACGAGCACGTCTTCGGGCCAGCCAACTCCACCACCGCGGCCATGGTGGGACTCGACGTCCGCGAGGCGATCGAGCGGTGGGAGCCCCGTGTCGACCTGCTCGATGTCGGGGTCAGTTTCGACTCGCACGCCGAGGGCACCATGTATGTCGACATCGGCTACACGCTGCGCGGTGACAACGACCCGCGCAACCTCGTCTTCCCGTTCTACGTGATCCCTGACAGCCATGAGGACCGCTCCCCGAGCGGCCCCGAGCAGGAATAG
- a CDS encoding putative baseplate assembly protein, translating to MALPAPDLDDRRFQQLVDDAKRLVQQRCPEWTDHNVSDPGVTLIEAFAQMVDQLIYRLNRVPDRNYVKFLEMIGVELRSASAARGAVTFWLSAPQPQPVLVRAGSEVATPRTDVQEALVFTTLRELSIVPCTFAHSAVRPTGEQPSDTTRSLDSEQGFTCFASSPQVGDELLVGLSDAVPSCAVLLRLDCTVAGMGVDPRRPPLAWEAWDGTDWVPCQVDSDGTGGLNRPGDIVLHVPDGHQASVIARHRAGWLRCRLLEAEPDQPTYTASPRIMAVEASTVGGTTGYVHAEIVGREEVGRSDGTPGQRMLLSRRPVVASEATLRLEVVTDTGTQEWEQVAHFAASGPEDRHFRLDAYAGEVQFGPGVRQPDGGLRYYGAVPPRSATVRVHGYRCGGGRRGNIATGQIRVLKSSVPYVARVENRSAAVGGADPETLEDAKVRGPMLLRSRGRAVTAEDFEELAREVAPDVARAQCVTILTPEEAGGVRLLVVPHVPSDPVGRIERAELDPPESLLQRISTSLEARRLIGTRIMVTPPDYVWVTAVVSVSARPQHDPQEVRTAVLRALYHHFHPLTGGPDGTGWPLGRHVQSHELHATLAHVEGVDMAEEISVSLFPAEAGTGRREKAVQRVDLGPTSLVYSFEHQVRVR from the coding sequence GTGGCCCTTCCCGCACCCGACCTGGACGACCGCCGCTTCCAGCAGCTGGTGGACGACGCCAAGCGCCTCGTCCAGCAACGCTGCCCCGAGTGGACCGACCACAACGTCTCCGACCCCGGGGTGACGCTGATCGAGGCCTTTGCCCAGATGGTCGACCAGCTCATCTACCGACTCAACCGGGTGCCGGACCGCAACTATGTGAAGTTCCTGGAGATGATCGGCGTCGAGCTGCGCTCGGCCTCCGCCGCCCGGGGAGCAGTGACTTTCTGGCTGTCAGCGCCGCAGCCTCAGCCCGTGCTGGTGCGGGCGGGCTCGGAGGTCGCGACCCCACGCACCGATGTGCAGGAGGCCCTGGTGTTCACCACCCTGCGCGAACTGTCGATCGTGCCGTGCACGTTCGCGCACTCCGCGGTGCGCCCCACCGGGGAGCAGCCCAGCGACACCACCCGGTCCCTGGACAGTGAGCAGGGGTTCACCTGTTTCGCCAGCTCCCCCCAGGTCGGTGACGAGTTGCTGGTCGGACTCTCCGACGCGGTCCCGTCCTGCGCGGTGCTCTTGCGACTGGACTGCACCGTGGCCGGTATGGGCGTCGACCCGCGTCGTCCCCCGCTGGCCTGGGAAGCCTGGGACGGCACCGACTGGGTGCCCTGCCAGGTGGACAGCGACGGGACCGGCGGCCTGAACCGACCGGGAGACATCGTGCTGCACGTCCCTGACGGCCACCAGGCCTCGGTCATCGCACGGCACCGGGCCGGCTGGCTGCGTTGCCGACTCCTCGAGGCCGAGCCCGACCAGCCCACCTACACCGCCAGCCCCCGGATCATGGCTGTGGAGGCCTCCACGGTGGGCGGCACCACGGGTTATGTGCACGCTGAGATTGTGGGGCGGGAGGAGGTCGGGCGCTCCGACGGCACACCCGGGCAGCGGATGCTGCTCAGCCGTCGACCCGTCGTGGCCTCGGAGGCGACCCTGCGGCTCGAGGTCGTCACCGACACCGGGACCCAGGAGTGGGAGCAGGTGGCCCACTTCGCCGCCTCCGGTCCTGAGGATCGGCACTTCCGTCTGGACGCCTATGCCGGGGAGGTCCAGTTCGGGCCCGGGGTCCGCCAGCCCGATGGCGGGCTGCGCTACTACGGTGCCGTCCCTCCCCGAAGCGCCACCGTGCGCGTGCACGGCTATCGGTGCGGGGGCGGACGGCGGGGCAATATCGCCACCGGTCAGATCCGGGTCCTGAAGTCCAGCGTGCCGTATGTCGCACGGGTCGAGAACCGCTCCGCCGCCGTCGGCGGGGCCGACCCGGAGACCCTCGAGGATGCCAAGGTGCGCGGCCCGATGCTGCTGCGCTCCCGCGGCCGGGCAGTAACTGCCGAGGACTTTGAGGAGCTGGCACGCGAGGTCGCCCCGGACGTCGCCCGCGCCCAATGCGTCACCATCCTCACGCCGGAGGAGGCCGGGGGTGTCCGCCTCCTTGTCGTCCCGCACGTGCCCAGCGACCCGGTCGGTCGCATCGAGCGGGCTGAGCTGGACCCGCCGGAGTCCCTGCTGCAACGGATCAGCACCAGCCTGGAGGCCCGGCGGCTGATCGGGACCCGCATCATGGTCACCCCACCGGACTATGTATGGGTGACTGCCGTGGTCAGTGTCTCGGCACGCCCCCAGCATGACCCTCAGGAGGTCCGCACCGCTGTCCTGCGAGCGCTGTACCACCACTTCCACCCCTTGACGGGCGGGCCGGACGGGACCGGATGGCCGCTGGGCCGGCACGTGCAGTCGCACGAGCTGCACGCCACTCTCGCGCACGTGGAGGGAGTCGATATGGCCGAGGAGATCAGCGTGTCCCTGTTCCCGGCAGAGGCCGGCACCGGCCGCCGCGAAAAGGCCGTGCAGCGGGTCGATCTGGGGCCGACGTCGCTGGTCTACTCCTTCGAGCACCAGGTCCGGGTGCGCTGA